In the Telopea speciosissima isolate NSW1024214 ecotype Mountain lineage chromosome 2, Tspe_v1, whole genome shotgun sequence genome, one interval contains:
- the LOC122652247 gene encoding probable tRNA N6-adenosine threonylcarbamoyltransferase isoform X2, with amino-acid sequence MKKMIALGFEGSANKIGVGIVTLDGTILSNPRHTYITPPGQGFLPRETAQHHLQHVLPLVKSALETAKITPDEIDCLCYTKGPGMGAPLQVSAVVVRMLSQLWKKPIVAVNHCVAHIEMGRVVTGANDPVVLYVSGGNTQVIAYSEGRYRIFGETIDIAVGNCLDRFARVLTLSNDPSPGYNIEQLAKKGVQFLELPYVVKGMDVSFSGILSCIEATAVEKLKNNECTPADLCYSLQETVFAMLVEITERAMAHCDKKDVLIVGGVGCNERLQEMMKIMCSERGGRLFATDDRYCIDNGAMIAYTGLLAYAHGMTTPLEESTFTQRFRTDEVQAIWREKLKDDVISSQ; translated from the exons atgaagaagatgattgcaCTAGGCTTTGAGGGTTCAGCCAACAAGATCGGTGTTGGCATTGTAACCCTTGATGGCACCATCTTGTCAAACCCACGCCACACCTACATCACTCCTCCTGGACAGGGCTTCCTTCCTCGAGAGACTGCCCAACACCATCTCCAACACGTGCTTCCTCTCGTCAAATCTGCACTAGAAACTGCTAAGATTACCCCTGATGAAATTGACTGCCTCTGTTACACCAAGGGTCCTGGTATGGGTGCTCCTCTCCAGGTTTCTGCTGTGGTTGTCCGTATGCTTTCCCAGCTGTGGAAGAAGCCAATTGTTGCTGTAAACCACTGCGTTGCACACATTGAGATGGGGAGAGTTGTGACCGGGGCTAATGATCCTGTGGTATTGTATGTTAGTGGTGGAAACACGCAGGTGATTGCTTATAGTGAGGGGCGTTATCGTATTTTTGGGGAGACCATTGATATTGCTGTTGGGAACTGTCTGGATAGGTTTGCTAGGGTTCTAACACTCTCCAATGATCCAAGCCCAGGATACAACATTGAGCAG CTTGCTAAGAAAGGAGTACAGTTTCTGGAACTGCCTTATGTTGTCAAAGGAATGGATGTTTCATTTAGTGGGATACTGAGCTGTATTGAAGCCACTGCTGTGGAGAAACTCAAAAACAATGAGTGCACCCCTGCAGATTTGTGCTACTCCTTGCAG GAAACAGTATTCGCGATGCTTGTGGAGATTACAGAGCGAGCCATGGCACATTGTGACAAAAAGGATGTTCTTATCGTGGGAGGTGTAGGATGCAATGAGCGGTTGCAAGAGATGATGAAAATAATGTGCTCTGAGCGGGGTGGTCGGCTGTTTGCTACTGATGACAGGTACTGCATTGACAATGGGGCAATGATTGCATACACCGGTCTCCTAGCATATGCGCATGGTATGACAACACCTCTAGAGGAATCAACATTCACTCAGAGGTTCCGCACCGATGAGGTGCAAGCAATTTGGAGAGAGAAACTCAAGGATG ATGTCATTTCCAGCCAATAA
- the LOC122651216 gene encoding peroxidase 7-like, with product MKPSLSLVFLVFVIHLGLVSARGRLAVSPAESLAISYYQKSCPNAEAIIYRKVNQWITTDPTIGPAIMRLHFHDCSVRGCDASILLNHTKSERYSENSKTLRGFQVIDDIKAELEKACPKTVSCADILTAATRDATVRLGGPFWEVPMGRKDGLVSLAVEAHQVPMGRESVTKLVEFYQARGLNIVDLVVLSGAHTIGRSTCGSLQFRLYNFSGTGKPDPSIDWKYLNYLRRKCRWSSEFVELDATTPTVFDTAYYTNLQEKKGLLLTDQELVSDARTEPLVTTLASQPYVFNSQFAVSMVNLGNIQVLTGKNEGEIRQNCNLVNPRRRVVKSDHH from the exons atgaagcCCTCTCTTTCCCTAGTCTTTCTTGTATTTGTGATTCATTTGGGTTTGGTATCAGCCCGTGGAAGGTTGGCCGTGTCACCAGCAGAGTCATTGGCAATCTCTTATTACCAAAAGAGCTGCCCAAATGCAGAGGCCATTATCTATAGGAAAGTGAATCAATGGATTACCACTGATCCCACCATTGGACCTGCTATCATGAGGCTGCACTTCCATGATTGTTCTGTTAGG GGGTGTGATGCTTCCATTCTACTAAACCATACAAAGAGTGAAAGGTATTCAGAAAATAGCAAGACACTGAGAGGGTTTCAAGTGATTGATGATATCAAAGCAGAACTTGAGAAGGCTTGTCCCAAGACAGTTTCTTGTGCAGATATCCTTACAGCTGCTACTAGGGATGCCACTGTTAGGCTTGGAGGTCCATTCTGGGAGGTTCCCATGGGAAGGAAGGATGGGTTGGTGTCCTTAGCCGTGGAAGCCCATCAGGTTCCAATGGGCCGTGAAAGTGTCACTAAACTCGTAGAATTTTACCAAGCTCGTGGGTTGAACATTGTTGATTTGGTTGTTCTCTCAG GAGCACACACTATTGGAAGGAGCACCTGTGGTTCGCTGCAGTTCCGGCTATATAACTTCAGCGGAACCGGCAAGCCTGATCCATCCATTGACTGGAAATATCTCAACTACTTGAGAAGAAAATGCAGATGGTCATCAGAATTTGTTGAACTTGATGCTACAACCCCAACGGTTTTCGATACAGCATACTACACAAATCTTCAGGAGAAGAAGGGATTGCTATTGACAGATCAAGAGCTCGTCAGTGATGCAAGGACTGAGCCTCTTGTTACCACATTGGCTTCTCAACCTTATGTCTTCAATTCTCAGTTTGCAGTGTCCATGGTGAACCTTGGAAATATCCAAGTCCTTACAGGCAAAAATGAAGGTGAAATCAGACAGAACTGCAATTTAGTCAATCCTCGCCGTCGTGTGGTCAAATCTGATCATCACTAA
- the LOC122652245 gene encoding LRR receptor-like serine/threonine-protein kinase GSO1 codes for MRIRMAILSVLVLFLLMGFESPAESKSLRLLLKVKESFVEDPLNVLEGWSAKNPDFCTWRGVSCDGSSEVIGLNLSDSSLAGSISPSLGHLPYLLHLDLSSNLLTGPIPPHLSNLTSLVSLFLFSNQLTGPIPPQLGSLTSLQVLRIGDNGLTGPIPSSFGDLSNLVTLGLASCNLSGQIPPDLGRLGQLENLILQQNQLEGPIPAELGNCSVLLVFTAAGNNLSGPIPVELGLLSNLQILNLVNNTLSGEIPAELGELSQLVYLNFMGNRLDGPIPVSLSKLGALQNLDLSMNKLTGGIPEEFGDLGQLVYMVLSMNDLTGPLSGKICSNTTSLQFLVLSGNGFNGTIPSGFRDCRSLESLDLSDNNLEGSIPNELFVLLNLSNLLLHNNSLVGSIPPLIGNLSNLQTLALYHNNLHGGLPPEIGKLGKLEILYLYENQLSGEIPLEIGNCSSLQMIDFYGNQFTGSIPITIGRLKELNFLDMRQNGLTSEIPSTLGNCGQLTVLDLADNRLVGGIPATFRFLESLELFMLYNNSLEGSLPEELVNISNLTRVNLSNNRLNGSIAVLCSSHSLLSFDLTNNSFDHEIPTQLGYSPALERLRLGSNRFTGKIPSTLGEIRELSLLDLSGNLLIGVIPVELALCNKLTHIDLNNNLLTGAIPMWLGSFPQLGELKLSSNSFAGPLPRQLFNCSNLLVLSLDDNSLNGTIPPEIGDLASLNVLDLSHNRFSGPIPPAIGNLSKVYELRLSWNNFEGGIPIELAELQNLQSMLDLSHNNFTGGIPPSIGTLSKLEVLDLSHNELVGKVPHQIGEMSSLVKLDLSYNSLNGQLDKQFSHWPVETFAGNLGLCGSPLHPCENSESSGHHTAPRTFLVVAITAASTAVAIVLLILGFVHLMKNHHQYLRRAREVNCAYSSSSSLPHRRLLFQGGTPRREFKWEEIMKVTNNLSDEYMIGSGGSGKIYKADLPNGEVIAVKKILRKDDLLLVKSFAREIRTLGRIRHRHLVKLMGCCSNIGTGMNLLIYEYMENGSVWDWLHKPLLSGKNKSTFDWEVRLKIAEGLAQGMEYLHHDCVPRIIHRDIKSSNVLLDSNMEAHLGDFGLAKALIDNHDSSNTESNSWFAGSYGYIAPEYAYSFMATEKSDVYSMGIVLMEIVSGRMPTDASFGVDMDMVRWVESHIDLPGPAREELIDPLLKPLLPNEECAVFQVLDVALKCTRTTPAERPSSRQVSDLLSHISNSSKVQYGKKITTP; via the exons ATGAGGATAAGGATGGCAATTTTATCTGTTCTTGTTCTGTTTCTGTTAATGGGTTTTGAGTCTCCAGCTGAGTCTAAGAGTCTAAGACTGCTTTTGAAAGTGAAGGAATCGTTCGTTGAAGACCCATTAAATGTGTTGGAAGGATGGTCTGCAAAGAACCCAGATTTCTGTACTTGGAGAGGAGTTTCCTGTGATGGCTCGTCTGAAGTGATTGGTCTCAACCTGTCCGACTCGTCACTCGCCGGGTCAATCTCACCATCACTCGGTCACTTGCCCTACCTGCTCCACCTCGACCTCTCCTCCAACCTACTCACAGGCCCCATCCCACCTCACCTCTCTAATCTCACATCGCTTGtctctttgtttctcttctcGAACCAACTCACTGGACCGATCCCACCACAACTCGGCTCACTCACTAGTCTCCAAGTCCTACGGATAGGTGACAACGGTCTCACAGGCCCCATTCCAAGCTCTTTCGGTGATCTCTCCAACTTGGTCACTCTTGGCTTGGCCTCTTGTAACCTCAGTGGTCAGATTCCTCCAGATCTCGGACGACTCGGACAACTCGAAAACTTGATTTTGCAACAGAACCAACTTGAAGGACCGATTCCAGCTGAACTTGGGAACTGCTCGGTCCTCCTCGTCTTCACCGCCGCTGGCAACAATCTTTCGGGGCCAATACCGGTCGAATTGGGTCTGCTTAGCAACCTCCAGATTCTCAACCTCGTTAACAATACTCTCTCAGGCGAAATTCCAGCCGAGCTAGGTGAGTTGAGTCAACTCGTTTATCTCAATTTTATGGGGAATCGGCTTGACGGTCCAATTCCCGTGTCTCTGTCCAAGTTGGGTGCTCTGCAGAATCTCGATTTGTCCATGAACAAGCTCACCGGAGGAATTCCAGAAGAATTTGGCGACTTGGGTCAGCTTGTTTACATGGTGCTCTCAATGAACGACCTTACTGGTCCTCTTTCGGGAAAAATCTGTTCCAACACAACCAGTTTGCAATTTTTGGTTCTCTCTGGTAATGGGTTCAACGGAACGATTCCATCTGGGTTCAGGGATTGCAGGTCGTTGGAAAGTTTGGATCTTTCTGACAATAATCTTGAAGGGTCAATACCAAACGAACTGTTTGTGCTTCTGAATCTTTCTAATCTTTTGCTGCACAACAACAGCTTGGTGGGCTCGATTCCTCCATTGATTGGAAACCTCAGCAATCTTCAAACTCTAGCTCTGTACCACAATAACTTGCATGGTGGTCTGCCACCGGAGATTGGGAAGCTCGGGAAGCTCGAAATCCTTTATCTTTATGAGAATCAGCTATCTGGGGAGATCCCTTTGGAGATAGGTAACTGTTCGAGCTTGCAGATGATTGATTTTTATGGAAATCAGTTCACAGGGAGCATTCCGATCACCATTGGAAGGCTAAAGGAGTTAAATTTTCTTGATATGAGACAGAATGGTCTCACTAGTGAAATTCCCTCCACCTTGGGCAACTGTGGACAACTAACTGTTCTAGATTTGGCAGATAATCGTCTTGTTGGTGGCATCCCTGCAACATTTAGATTCCTTGAGTCCTTGGAGTTGTTCATGCTTTACAACAACTCTCTTGAAGGTAGTCTTCCAGAGGAACTAGTGAATATTTCCAACCTGACGAGAGTCAACCTCTCTAATAATAGATTGAATGGTAGCATTGCTGTTTTGTGTAGTTCacattctcttctttcttttgaccTCACCAACAATTCTTTCGACCATGAAATTCCTACCCAGTTGGGCTATTCGCCTGCTCTTGAAAGGCTTCGATTGGGCAGCAACCGATTTACCGGTAAAATTCCTTCGACCTTGGGAGAAATCCGGGAGCTCTCACTCCTAGATCTTTCTGGCAATTTACTCATTGGAGTGATTCCTGTAGAACTCGCACTTTGCAATAAACTCACTCATATTGATCTGAACAACAACCTTCTCACTGGAGCAATCCCGATGTGGCTGGGAAGCTTCCCTCAGTTGGGTGAGCTAAAGCTGTCCTCGAATTCATTTGCAGGCCCTCTCCCTCGACAACTGTTCAATTGCTCCAATCTCTTAGTACTTTCTCTTGATGATAATTCACTAAATGGAACCATTCCCCCTGAAATTGGAGATCTTGCATCCCTCAATGTCCTCGACCTCAGCCACAACCGATTTTCCGGGCCTATCCCTCCTGCCATTGGCAATTTGAGCAAAGTCTATGAGCTCCGGCTTTCATGGAACAACTTCGAAGGCGGAATACCAATTGAGCTTGCAGAACTCCAAAATCTGCAGAGCATGTTGGATCTCAGCCACAACAATTTTACTGGTGGCATCCCACCTTCCATTGGGACATTGTCTAAACTTGAAGTGCTTGATCTATCTCACAATGAGCTTGTTGGGAAAGTCCCTCACCAAATTGGTGAAATGAGCAGTCTGGTCAAGCTTGACCTTTCTTACAACAGTCTCAATGGCCAATTGGACAAGCAATTCTCACATTGGCCAGTAGAAACCTTTGCTGGGAACCTTGGACTGTGTGGAAGCCCTCTTCATCCATGTGAGAACTCAGAATCCAGTGGGCATCACACTGCCCCCAGAACATTCTTGGTGGTGGCAATCACAGCTGCCTCGACTGCAGTTGCTATTGTTCTACTAATACTGGGGTTTGTGCATCTGATGAAAAACCACCACCAATATCTCAGAAGAGCTCGTGAAGTGAACTGTGCTTACTCTTCCAGTTCCTCCCTACCACACCGGCGGCTACTCTTCCAAGGTGGCACCCCAAGGCGAgaattcaaatgggaagaaatcATGAAAGTAACCAACAATCTAAGCGATGAGTACATGATTGGATCGGGCGGATCAGGGAAGATATACAAAGCAGATTTACCCAATGGGGAGGTAATTGCAGTCAAGAAAATATTGAGAAAAGATGATCTCCTATTAGTTAAGAGCTTTGCAAGGGAGATTCGGACGCTTGGCAGGATAAGGCACAGGCATCTAGTGAAGCTGATGGGTTGTTGCAGCAACATAGGAACAGGAATGAATCTATTGATATATGAGTATATGGAGAATGGAAGTGTGTGGGATTGGTTGCACAAGCCACTTCTCAGTGGGAAGAATAAGAGTACCTTTGATTGGGAAGTACGATTGAAGATAGCCGAGGGGCTAGCACAAGGGATGGAATATCTCCACCATGATTGTGTGCCACGAATCATTCACAGAGACATTAAGTCGAGCAATGTGCTACTTGATTCCAACATGGAAGCACATTTGGGCGATTTTGGGCTAGCAAAGGCACTTATCGACAACCATGACTCGTCAAACACCGAGTCAAATTCATGGTTTGCTGGCTCTTACGGCTACATAGCTCCAG AGTATGCATACTCATTTATGGCGACGGAGAAGAGTGATGTGTATAGTATGGGTATTGTGTTAATGGAGATTGTGAGCGGGCGAATGCCCACTGATGCAAGCTTCGGAGTAGACATGGACATGGTGAGGTGGGTTGAATCACATATTGACTTGCCCGGACCTGCCCGAGAGGAATTAATTGATCCATTGTTGAAACCACTCTTACCCAATGAAGAATGTGCTGTGTTCCAAGTGCTTGATGTTGCACTGAAGTGCACAAGAACCACTCCGGCAGAGAGACCATCATCTCGGCAAGTGTCTGACCTCCTCAGTCACATATCTAACTCTAGTAAGGTGCAATATGGGAAGAAGATTACAACCCCATGA
- the LOC122652247 gene encoding probable tRNA N6-adenosine threonylcarbamoyltransferase isoform X1: MKKMIALGFEGSANKIGVGIVTLDGTILSNPRHTYITPPGQGFLPRETAQHHLQHVLPLVKSALETAKITPDEIDCLCYTKGPGMGAPLQVSAVVVRMLSQLWKKPIVAVNHCVAHIEMGRVVTGANDPVVLYVSGGNTQVIAYSEGRYRIFGETIDIAVGNCLDRFARVLTLSNDPSPGYNIEQLAKKGVQFLELPYVVKGMDVSFSGILSCIEATAVEKLKNNECTPADLCYSLQETVFAMLVEITERAMAHCDKKDVLIVGGVGCNERLQEMMKIMCSERGGRLFATDDRYCIDNGAMIAYTGLLAYAHGMTTPLEESTFTQRFRTDEVQAIWREKLKDDEPSVNTTYKEGYVISSQ, encoded by the exons atgaagaagatgattgcaCTAGGCTTTGAGGGTTCAGCCAACAAGATCGGTGTTGGCATTGTAACCCTTGATGGCACCATCTTGTCAAACCCACGCCACACCTACATCACTCCTCCTGGACAGGGCTTCCTTCCTCGAGAGACTGCCCAACACCATCTCCAACACGTGCTTCCTCTCGTCAAATCTGCACTAGAAACTGCTAAGATTACCCCTGATGAAATTGACTGCCTCTGTTACACCAAGGGTCCTGGTATGGGTGCTCCTCTCCAGGTTTCTGCTGTGGTTGTCCGTATGCTTTCCCAGCTGTGGAAGAAGCCAATTGTTGCTGTAAACCACTGCGTTGCACACATTGAGATGGGGAGAGTTGTGACCGGGGCTAATGATCCTGTGGTATTGTATGTTAGTGGTGGAAACACGCAGGTGATTGCTTATAGTGAGGGGCGTTATCGTATTTTTGGGGAGACCATTGATATTGCTGTTGGGAACTGTCTGGATAGGTTTGCTAGGGTTCTAACACTCTCCAATGATCCAAGCCCAGGATACAACATTGAGCAG CTTGCTAAGAAAGGAGTACAGTTTCTGGAACTGCCTTATGTTGTCAAAGGAATGGATGTTTCATTTAGTGGGATACTGAGCTGTATTGAAGCCACTGCTGTGGAGAAACTCAAAAACAATGAGTGCACCCCTGCAGATTTGTGCTACTCCTTGCAG GAAACAGTATTCGCGATGCTTGTGGAGATTACAGAGCGAGCCATGGCACATTGTGACAAAAAGGATGTTCTTATCGTGGGAGGTGTAGGATGCAATGAGCGGTTGCAAGAGATGATGAAAATAATGTGCTCTGAGCGGGGTGGTCGGCTGTTTGCTACTGATGACAGGTACTGCATTGACAATGGGGCAATGATTGCATACACCGGTCTCCTAGCATATGCGCATGGTATGACAACACCTCTAGAGGAATCAACATTCACTCAGAGGTTCCGCACCGATGAGGTGCAAGCAATTTGGAGAGAGAAACTCAAGGATGATGAGCCAAGTGTGAACACCACATATAAGGAAGGATATGTCATTTCCAGCCAATAA